ATTTACAATTCCGAAAAAAAACAACTGCTCGATACGTACAAAGGCATCGGAAGCGTTGATGAAGTGTTTCAATCGCGCAATAAAGAGTTTGTAAAAGAATTGTACGAGCGATTTGTCGGGACGAAAGGAATCGGTCACGTGCGTTATTCAACATCGGGAAGTGAAGATAAAAACCTTGCACAACCATTTGAACGAATGCACGGTAATAAATGGAAATGGTTTTCGTTTTGCTGGAACGGTAATCTTGCAAACTATCGCGAACTCAAAACGCAATTGCTCAACGAACACGATTATCATCTCATTCGCAACAACGATACGGAAATAATTTTGCATTTTCTTTCGCTGGAATTACGCGAGCGTAACACTTCTAATTTGCAAACTGTATTTTCCAATCTTGCACAGCAATTCGATGGATGTTTCAATATTGCATTTCTTAATGCGCATGGAGAGATGGTGATTGCGCGCGACCCACTCGGAATGCGTCCCGTTGTGTATGGTGAAAATAACGATGCGTTCTTCGTTGCATCGGAAAGTAATGCGCTGGTGAATTGCGGCGTTACGAATTACAAACATCTTCCGCCGGGAAATTTAATTTATGTGAATGCAAATGGGGAACATCAAATTCTTCCGTTTGCAGAATCGAAAAAGAAAGCGCACTGTTTTTTTGAATGGGTGTATTTTGCGAATGCAAGTTCTGTCATCAATGAAAAATCCGTATACGTTACACGAGCAAATTTGGGGAAAGAACTTGCAAAGCGCGAATGGATTCACAAAGATAACAATGGAACGTTACGTGATGATGTCATTGTCGTTCCTGTTCCCGATACTGCAAAAGCAACCGCAGATGCAATGGCGTACGAATTGAAAATTCCCTCAACAGAAGGATTGCTTAGAAATCGTTTTGTCGGAAGAACGTTTATTGAAGGCGCAATTCGAGAGGAAAGAATTCGCAATAAATACACAGCGCTGCCGGAAGTTTTGAGAAATAAAATCGTCCTGCTTGTTGATGATAGTATTGTTCGTGGCGCAACAACAAAACAACTTGTAAAGTATTTGAAAGCGGAAGGTGGAGCAAAAGAAGTTCATGTGCGTGTTGCAGCTCCTCCGTTGCGTGGTCCGTGTTTTTATGGAATTGCGATGCCGACAGTGAATGAATTGCTTGTACCACAATACGAAGGAAAACCAACCGACGAAGAAATTTCCGAAGAAGTTTTATATCGCATCACTCAAGATTTAGGTGCAGATTCACTTGTATATCAAACGATTGATGGACTCGTGCGTAGTATTGGTTTTTCAGAAAATGAATTGTGTTTTGCCTGTATCAACGGAAAATATCCAACAGAAAGCGGAAAAAAATTATTTGAAGAAGCGTGGAAAGATTTTCGAAGCAGCGAGTTGATATTTTCTGAAAACAAATTATAATTCAAATGTTTATCTCTGCGAAAATCAGCGCAATCTGCGGGAAACATTTCCCGCAAATTTCGCAGATGTACGCTGACAAATTATTCGTAAAGTTTCATTAATCGCACAATGTTTTCAAATAAATAAATGAGAATAATTTCCGGTGAATTAAAAGGTCGAACGCTTGTTTCCGCAAAAGGCGTTGATGTTCGTCCCGTAACGGATAGAGTGAAGCAAGTTATATTCGATGTGTTTCAAACGCGATTGAATTTGAAAAATGCAATTGTGCTCGATGCGTTTTGCGGTACGGGAAGTTTGGGATTCGAAGCATTGAGCAGAGGAGCAAAACGCGTTGTATTTGTGGATGATTCTTCTGATTCCCTCGACGTGTTGCAAAAAAATGTTGCTAAACTTT
This genomic window from Ignavibacteria bacterium contains:
- a CDS encoding amidophosphoribosyltransferase; protein product: MNLEIQDINDELYHNCGIAAVQLKHKATSSSKTLSYIYRLLLNQQNRGQLSTGFTIYNSEKKQLLDTYKGIGSVDEVFQSRNKEFVKELYERFVGTKGIGHVRYSTSGSEDKNLAQPFERMHGNKWKWFSFCWNGNLANYRELKTQLLNEHDYHLIRNNDTEIILHFLSLELRERNTSNLQTVFSNLAQQFDGCFNIAFLNAHGEMVIARDPLGMRPVVYGENNDAFFVASESNALVNCGVTNYKHLPPGNLIYVNANGEHQILPFAESKKKAHCFFEWVYFANASSVINEKSVYVTRANLGKELAKREWIHKDNNGTLRDDVIVVPVPDTAKATADAMAYELKIPSTEGLLRNRFVGRTFIEGAIREERIRNKYTALPEVLRNKIVLLVDDSIVRGATTKQLVKYLKAEGGAKEVHVRVAAPPLRGPCFYGIAMPTVNELLVPQYEGKPTDEEISEEVLYRITQDLGADSLVYQTIDGLVRSIGFSENELCFACINGKYPTESGKKLFEEAWKDFRSSELIFSENKL